One window from the genome of Deltaproteobacteria bacterium encodes:
- a CDS encoding 3' terminal RNA ribose 2'-O-methyltransferase Hen1 — MLLTITTTMSPATDLGYLLHKNPSRVHTFELAFGVCHVFYPEASPHRCTAALLLDMDTVGMVRTGNRNSSSVYPYVNDRPYVASSFMSVAISRVFREALFGKSKHRQELADKKIPLEAVISVLPCRGGEGSLRSLFEPLGYEVVAEGFDLDDRFPNWGKGPYYRVGLKAVTRLKDMLSHINVLVPVMDNDKHYWVGDDEVDKLLRIGGEWLKDHPEREFIARRYLKNRRSLARTALARLLDEGDAGPEFSDARRRENEDVIEEKLSLNEERLERVADKLKASAAARVLDLGCGEGKLMKRLMAEKQFSTVTGLDVSVRSLEYARQRLRLDSLPEKMAGRVSLLHGSLIYRDSRIAGYDGAAVVEVIEHLDGGRLKAFERVLFEFARPKLVIVTTPNVEYNVKFENLAAGKFRHSDHRFEWRRDEFEAWARGVAERFGYVVEFSSVGDVDTLLGAPTQMGVFSLCA, encoded by the coding sequence ATGTTGCTTACCATAACGACAACCATGAGCCCGGCAACGGATTTAGGGTATCTTCTCCATAAGAATCCGTCGAGGGTGCATACCTTCGAGCTTGCCTTTGGCGTGTGCCATGTGTTTTATCCGGAGGCTTCGCCGCATAGATGCACTGCCGCGCTTCTTCTGGACATGGACACAGTCGGTATGGTCAGGACAGGAAACAGGAATTCGTCATCGGTTTACCCGTATGTAAACGATCGTCCGTACGTGGCGTCGTCGTTTATGAGCGTGGCTATTTCGAGGGTCTTTAGAGAGGCCCTTTTCGGGAAGTCGAAGCATCGTCAGGAACTGGCCGATAAAAAGATACCGCTCGAGGCCGTTATATCGGTGCTGCCGTGCCGTGGAGGGGAGGGTTCTTTGCGCAGCCTTTTTGAACCCCTTGGTTACGAAGTAGTTGCCGAAGGGTTTGACCTGGATGACAGATTCCCGAATTGGGGCAAGGGCCCTTATTACAGGGTTGGGCTCAAGGCCGTGACAAGGTTAAAAGATATGCTCTCGCATATAAACGTGCTTGTGCCAGTCATGGACAACGATAAGCATTACTGGGTGGGAGACGACGAAGTGGATAAGCTTCTTCGCATCGGCGGCGAATGGCTAAAAGACCACCCCGAGAGAGAATTTATTGCCAGGCGTTATCTGAAGAACAGGCGAAGCCTCGCAAGGACAGCTCTCGCAAGGCTGCTCGATGAGGGGGATGCCGGGCCGGAATTCAGTGACGCAAGGCGCAGGGAAAACGAGGACGTCATCGAAGAAAAACTAAGTCTTAACGAAGAACGCTTGGAACGCGTGGCCGATAAGCTAAAGGCGTCAGCTGCGGCCCGTGTGCTGGATTTGGGTTGCGGTGAGGGAAAGCTGATGAAGCGGCTTATGGCGGAGAAACAGTTTTCGACCGTAACCGGGCTTGATGTGTCGGTGCGCTCTCTTGAGTACGCAAGACAGCGGTTGCGCCTGGATTCGCTTCCGGAGAAAATGGCCGGAAGGGTGTCGCTTCTTCACGGATCCCTTATTTACAGGGACAGCCGTATCGCCGGATATGACGGCGCTGCCGTTGTCGAGGTGATAGAGCATCTCGATGGCGGCAGGCTCAAGGCCTTCGAGCGCGTGCTTTTCGAGTTTGCCAGGCCCAAGCTTGTTATTGTGACTACGCCGAATGTTGAATATAACGTGAAGTTCGAGAACCTCGCTGCTGGGAAGTTTCGCCATAGTGACCACCGTTTCGAATGGAGACGGGACGAGTTCGAGGCCTGGGCGCGCGGCGTTGCCGAAAGGTTCGGGTATGTTGTCGAGTTTTCTTCTGTAGGGGACGTGGACACTTTGCTGGGGGCCCCGACCCAGATGGGGGTATTTAGTTTATGCGCATAG